The Triticum dicoccoides isolate Atlit2015 ecotype Zavitan unplaced genomic scaffold, WEW_v2.0 scaffold41659, whole genome shotgun sequence genomic interval ACGCCGTCGGCGTCAGCCACCACCGTCACCACGAGCCACTCCGCCGGAGCTCCACCTGAAGGTAACCCATTTCCTACCATTATCCCCTTTTCTGTTCTTCAGTAAGACTACTACTTGTACAGTTGTATGCCACCAAGAGCAAGTTTGCCTGCTGTACACAACACAGCGAAATTGTTGTAGCCTGCTACGTAGTAGAAGATActaccttcgttccaaattactcgtcgtggttttagtttgaactaaaaccacgacgagtaatttggaatggagggagtatttctttGTGTGAACTCCACACGGAGACCAGCAGCCAATGCTGAATAATAATACTCACTCTTGCACCTTGCATTGTGTGGTCATCCGAGACTCCTGCAAATGTGATTGACTGATGAGCTACTTTCAACAAAAACCACACAGAAGTCAGAGCAGCGTTTCCCTCCACACAGAAGACCGAGGCTCCGATCAAGCAATCGATCCCTATGCATCTTCTTGGCTGCTCCCTCTGAAAAAAAATCCCCTTCATTTGATCTTCACAGCACAGGCATGAGGCATATGCGAGAGGAGGCTGAATAGGTATGGCTCCCCTCCAAGTTTTTCTCCTCCTGTCACTGATTTGTCTCTGCAAATCCGACGACCGCCTTACTCCTGCAAAGCCGCTCTCCGCCGGCAGCAAGCTCGTCTCAGACAATGGTGTCTTTGCTCTCGGCTTCTTCTCCCCAAAGAACTCAACTGCAGACTCATATGTCGGCATATGGTACAACAACATCCCCGAGCGTACATATGTGTGGGTTGCTAACCACGACAACCCGATCACCAACGCTTCTCCTGGGAAGCTGGTCGTGACCAACAACTCCGACCTCGTCCTGTCTGACTCCCAAGGCCGCGCTCTTTGGACAACCATGAACAACTTCACATCCGGAACCACCGGAACCGCTGTTGTACTGCTCGACTCCGGAAACTTGGTCATCCAGTTGCCCAATGGTACAGACCTATGGCAGAGCTTCCATCACCCAACTGACACCATCCTCCCCGGCATGCCTTTACCACTGAGTGCAAATGATGATCTCTACACTCGCCTTGTTGCTTGGAGGGGCCCTGATGACCCAGCCACCAGCGACTACTCCATGGGCGGTGACCCTAGTTCGGACCTCCAGGTTGTCATCTGGAATGGGACGAGACCGTATTGGCGCAGATCTGCGTGGAATGGTGAATTGGTCACTGCCTCGTATCAAGGTAGCACTGGCTTCATCATGACCCTAAGAATTGTCTACAGAGGGGATAAGTTATACATGACATTCACCGT includes:
- the LOC119346489 gene encoding S-locus-specific glycoprotein S13-like yields the protein MAPLQVFLLLSLICLCKSDDRLTPAKPLSAGSKLVSDNGVFALGFFSPKNSTADSYVGIWYNNIPERTYVWVANHDNPITNASPGKLVVTNNSDLVLSDSQGRALWTTMNNFTSGTTGTAVVLLDSGNLVIQLPNGTDLWQSFHHPTDTILPGMPLPLSANDDLYTRLVAWRGPDDPATSDYSMGGDPSSDLQVVIWNGTRPYWRRSAWNGELVTASYQGSTGFIMTLRIVYRGDKLYMTFTVSDDSPSMRMVLHYTGVFRFLAWNSNSSSWEVFTEQPSPSCDQYAYCGPFGYCDATETVPKCNCFSGFEPNGVNFSRGCRRKEDLKCGGGDNFLTFRGMKIPDKFVYVRNRGIDQCRAECSRNCDCTAYAYANLQNGSTSDDMSRCLIWLGELVDTGKFRDGENLYLHIASSTVEKQSNVSKIVLPEMARCG